One Aegilops tauschii subsp. strangulata cultivar AL8/78 chromosome 7, Aet v6.0, whole genome shotgun sequence genomic window carries:
- the LOC141027151 gene encoding uncharacterized protein, whose translation MAEEPSAKRHHGETSNKSTNLDDVYVPGEKRAYTTSLIGVELHGKETLEIVCTSEPDKADEMMSRLRMKGGGLYPSFIGVDVEYTNNDEHPQMAAVLQLCVEELCLVYHIAAATKWPKRLKEFLQEEKLYTFASFSIEGDKWMLNKSGLEINPNNFIDMQHNVIHPFYKGMKKKIDTEQDHKLWRTSPLPDKLIEYAGIDAYATYKSWKIIDNIMADWDISKEQEADPYYHCNFAG comes from the exons ATGGCGGAGGAACCGTCCGCCAAGCGTCATCATGGCGAGACGTCCAACAAGAGCACCAACCTCGACGATGTTTACGTCCCCGGCGAGAAGCGCGCGTACACCACAAGCCTCATAGGGGTTGAGCTCCACGGCAAGGAGACGCTGGAGATCGTCTGCACCAGCGAACCAGACAAGGCCGACGAGATGATGAGCAGGCTCAGGATGAAGGGCGGCGGGTTGTATCCGAGCTTCATCGGAGTTGATGTGGAGTACACCAACAACGATGAACATCCCCAGATGGCAGCAGTCCTGCAGTTGTGCGTCGAGGAACTCTGCTTGGTGTACCACATCGCAGCGGCCACAAAATG GCCCAAGCGCCTCAAAGAGTTCCTGCAGGAGGAGAAATTGTACACATTTGCCAGTTTCAGCATCGAAGGTGATAAGTGGATGTTGAACAAGTCTGGTTTGGAGATCAACCCCAACAACTTCATCGACATGCAGCACAA CGTCATCCACCCATTCTACAAAGGCATGAAGAAGAAGATCGACACGGAGCAAGACCACAAACTGTGGCGGACCAGCCCGCTGCCAGACAAGCTCATCGAGTACGCAGGAATAGATGCGTACGCCACGTACAAGTCATGGAAGATAATCGACAACATCATGGCAGATTGGGATATTTCAAAAGAGCAGGAGGCTGACCCCTACTACCACTGCAACTTCGCGGGATGA